The Pyrus communis chromosome 9, drPyrComm1.1, whole genome shotgun sequence genome has a segment encoding these proteins:
- the LOC137744994 gene encoding receptor protein kinase TMK1-like — protein sequence MEKHHNAAAEHALSLLLLLLSLASLALSATDPNDLAILNQLRKNLENPELLKWPENGDDPCGARWAHVFCAGSRVSQIQVQNLGLKGPLPQNFNQLTELTNIGLQRNHFSGPLPSLKGLSKLRFAYLDFNDFTSIPVDFFEGLDSLEVLALDENNLNATTGWNFPPQLGNSAQLQNLSCISCNLVGLLPDFLGNMSSLTVLQLSGNGLSGGIPPSFSGLNLQILWLNNPTGGGLSGPIDVLTTMVQLNSVWLHGNQFSGVIPNSIGNLTSLKDLNLNQNQFVGLVPDGLVNLSLDSLNLNNNHLMGPIPTFKARNARFDSNAFCQSTPGVPCAADVMALIEFLDGLNYPSTLVSKWSGNDPCQSWLGVSCGNDGKVSVINLPKYNLNGTLSPSVAKLESLLQIRLQNNNLWSSVPENWTSLKSLTELDLSGNNISPPLPKFSSIVKVAVDGNRLFNGNPSAAGAAPEDSPSSSTDSGSHVNGTSQLNQHKASKRSSTVLIVAPVASVAVIAFLLVIPLSMYCNKRRDAFKNSTSHVIHPRDASDSDSMVKVVVASNTNGSASTVTGSSASSNSSGIGESHVIEAGSLIISVQVLRNVTNNFAPENELGRGGFGVVYKGELDDGTKIAVKRMEAGVISNKALDEFQAEIAVLSKVRHRHLVSLLGYSVEGNERILVYEYMPQGALSRHLFRWKTFELEPLSWKRRLNIALDVARGMDYLHNLAHKSFIHRDLKSSNILLGDDFKAKVSDFGLVKLAPDGERSVVTRLAGTFGYLAPEYAVTGKITTKADVFSFGVVLMELLTGMMALDEDRPEESQYLAAWFWHIKSNKEKLMAAIDPTLDRNEETFESITIIAELAGHCTAREPSQRPDMSHAVNVLSPLVEKWKPIDDENEEYSGIDYSLPLNQMVKGWQDAEGKDSSYLNLEDSKGSIPARPTGFAESFTSADGR from the exons ATGGAAAAACACCATAATGCTGCTGCAGAACATGCTCTCTCACTCCTCCTCCTGCTTCTCTCACTAGCTTCACTTGCTCTGAGCGCCACAGACCCGAACGACCTTGCTATCCTCAACCAGCTGAGAAAAAATCTAGAAAACCCAGAGCTCTTGaagtggccggaaaatggcgaCGACCCATGTGGGGCCAGGTGGGCCCACGTCTTCTGCGCCGGTTCAAGAGTGTCCCAGATTCAGGTCCAGAACCTTGGCCTGAAGGGTCCTCTGCCCCAGAACTTCAACCAGCTCACTGAGCTCACAAACATTGGCCTCCAGAGGAACCACTTCAGTGGGCCCCTCCCTTCCCTCAAAGGGCTGTCGAAGCTCCGGTTTGCTTACTTGGATTTCAACGACTTCACTTCGATTCCTGTCGACTTCTTCGAAGGTCTCGATTCTCTGGAGGTTTTGGCTTTGGACGAAAACAATTTGAATGCCACGACAGGCTGGAATTTCCCTCCTCAGCTGGGGAACTCGGCCCAGTTGCAGAATCTTAGTTGCATAAGTTGTAATCTGGTTGGTCTGTTGCCCGATTTCCTCGGAAACATGTCGTCCCTAACGGTTTTGCAACTGTCGGGCAACGGACTGTCCGGCGGGATTCCACCGAGCTTTAGCGGCCTTAATTTGCAGATACTTTGGCTGAACAATCCCACCGGCGGCGGATTGAGTGGTCCGATTGATGTTCTGACCACAATGGTGCAGCTCAACAGCGTGTGGCTCCACGGGAATCAGTTTTCCGGCGTGATTCCGAACAGCATTGGtaatttaacttctttgaaaGATCTTAATCTTAATCAAAACCAGTTTGTTGGTTTAGTTCCTGATGGTTTGGTTAATTTATCACTAGATAGTTTGAACTTGAACAATAATCATTTGATGGGTCCAATCCCGACATTCAAAGCTCGCAATGCGAGGTTTGATTCGAATGCGTTTTGTCAATCCACTCCCGGGGTTCCTTGCGCCGCGGATGTTATGGCGCTTATCGAGTTCCTTGACGGGTTGAATTACCCTTCAACGCTTGTTTCTAAATGGTCTGGTAATGATCCGTGCCAGTCGTGGTTGGGAGTGAGTTGTGGGAACGATGGGAAGGTGTCTGTTATAAATCTGCCCAAGTATAATCTGAATGGTACATTGAGTCCTTCAGTTGCAAAGTTAGAATCTCTTCTTCAAATTAGGCTTCAGAACAACAATTTGTGGAGTTCAGTTCCTGAAAACTGGACTAGCTTGAAATCCTTGACTGAGTTGGATCTTAGTGGGAACAATATTTCCCCTCCATTGCCGAAATTCAGTAGCATTGTCAAGGTTGCCGTTGATGGGAATCGTTTGTTTAATGGTAATCCATCTGCGGCAGGGGCAGCACCAGAAGATAGCCCTTCCTCATCCACAGATTCAGGTTCTCATGTCAATGGTACTTCTCAACTGAACCAACATAAAGCATCGAAAAGGTCTAGCACTGTTTTAATTGTAGCTCCGGTTGCAAGTGTTGCTGTTATTGCGTTTTTGCTTGTAATTCCCTTATCTATGTACTGTAACAAGAGAAGAGATGCATTCAAGAATTCAACTTCCCATGTAATTCACCCAAGAGATGCATCTGATTCGGATAGTATGGTTAAGGTTGTTGTTGCCAGTAATACCAATGGAAGCGCTTCTACAGTTACAGGGAGCTCTGCAAGCAGCAACAGTAGTGGAATAGGTGAGTCCCATGTCATTGAAGCGGGGAGTCTCATCATATCAGTTCAAGTTCTTCGAAACGTGACAAACAATTTCGCCCCAGAAAATGAGCTAGGCCGTGGTGGCTTTGGGGTGGTTTATAAGGGAGAACTGGATGACGGTACAAAAATAGCGGTAAAAAGAATGGAGGCTGGTGTGATTAGCAACAAAGCCTTGGATGAATTCCAGGCCGAAATTGCAGTTCTGTCGAAGGTCAGACACCGTCATTTGGTATCACTTCTGGGGTATTCCGTTGAGGGAAATGAGAGAATTCTTGTCTATGAGTATATGCCTCAGGGGGCTCTAAGCAGGCATCTTTTCCGTTGGAAGACCTTCGAATTAGAGCCACTCTCTTGGAAGAGGAGGCTAAACATTGCCTTGGATGTTGCTAGGGGGATGGATTATCTTCACAATCTAGCTCACAAAAGCTTCATACACAGAGATCTTAAATCATCAAATATCTTACTGGGTGATGATTTTAAAGCAAAAGTTTCGGATTTTGGATTGGTGAAACTGGCTCCTGATGGTGAAAGATCCGTTGTGACCAGGCTTGCCGGGACTTTTGGGTACTTAGCACCGGAATATGCTG TGACGGGAAAAATTACAACGAAAGCAGATGTCTTCAGTTTCGGAGTTGTATTAATGGAGCTATTAACTGGAATGATGGCACTAGATGAGGATAGACCTGAAGAAAGTCAATACTTGGCTGCTTGGTTCTGGCACATAAAATCGAATAAGGAGAAACTCATGGCTGCTATTGACCCAACTCTTGACAGAAATGAAGAAACATTTGAGAGCATCACCATAATTGCAGAACTCGCTGGGCACTGCACTGCAAGGGAACCCAGCCAAAGACCGGATATGAGCCATGCCGTGAATGTATTGTCCCCGCTTGTTGAAAAATGGAAACCTATCGACGATGAGAATGAGGAGTATTCTGGGATTGATTATAGCCTGCCGCTGAACCAGATGGTGAAGGGTTGGCAGGACGCAGAAGGAAAGGACTCCAGTTATCTGAACCTGGAAGACAGCAAGGGGAGCATACCGGCAAGGCCAACTGGCTTTGCAGAGTCTTTTACTTCCGCTGATGGTCGGTAA